A region from the Sulfurivermis fontis genome encodes:
- the ispG gene encoding flavodoxin-dependent (E)-4-hydroxy-3-methylbut-2-enyl-diphosphate synthase has translation MHQPSPIQRRKSRQIKVGNVPVGGDAPISVQSMTNTDTHDVAATVRQIRALEAVGADIVRVSVPDMAAAEAFGEIKKQVQVPLVTDIHFDYKIALRVAELGADCLRINPGNIGREDRVRAVVSAARDRNIPIRIGVNAGSLEKDLQKKYGEPTADALVESALRHIEILDRLDFQDFKISLKASEIFLTVEAYRKLAQQIEQPLHLGITEAGGFRAGAVKSAIGLGMLLVDGIGDTIRVSLAADPVEEIRVGFDILKSLHLRSKGINLIACPSCSRQNFDVIATVNALEQRLEDVLEPLDVAVIGCVVNGPGEAREADIGLAGGQPNLLYVGGKPDHKVDNADLVDELEKQIRAELARRKVEKN, from the coding sequence ACACCCATGACGTGGCGGCGACGGTGCGGCAGATTCGCGCACTGGAGGCGGTCGGTGCCGACATCGTGCGCGTTTCGGTGCCGGACATGGCTGCGGCGGAGGCCTTCGGCGAGATCAAGAAGCAGGTGCAGGTGCCGCTGGTCACCGACATCCACTTCGACTACAAAATCGCGCTGCGTGTCGCCGAACTGGGCGCCGACTGCCTGCGCATCAATCCGGGCAATATCGGCCGCGAGGACCGCGTGCGGGCGGTGGTGAGCGCGGCGCGTGATCGCAACATTCCGATCCGCATCGGCGTCAATGCCGGTTCACTGGAAAAGGATTTGCAGAAAAAATATGGCGAGCCCACCGCCGACGCGCTGGTCGAGTCGGCACTGCGCCACATCGAGATCCTCGACCGGCTCGATTTCCAAGATTTCAAGATCAGCCTCAAGGCGTCGGAGATTTTTCTCACCGTCGAGGCCTATCGTAAACTGGCGCAGCAGATCGAGCAGCCGCTGCACCTCGGCATCACCGAGGCGGGTGGCTTCCGCGCCGGTGCCGTGAAGTCGGCCATCGGTCTCGGCATGCTGCTGGTGGATGGGATCGGTGACACCATCCGCGTATCACTGGCGGCGGACCCGGTGGAAGAGATCCGCGTCGGCTTCGATATTCTCAAGAGCCTGCATCTGCGCAGCAAGGGTATCAATCTCATCGCCTGTCCGTCCTGTTCGCGGCAGAACTTCGATGTCATCGCTACGGTCAACGCCCTGGAGCAGCGGCTGGAGGATGTGCTGGAACCCCTGGACGTGGCGGTGATCGGCTGCGTGGTCAACGGCCCGGGCGAGGCGCGCGAGGCCGACATCGGCCTGGCCGGTGGCCAGCCCAACCTGCTCTACGTCGGCGGCAAGCCGGATCACAAGGTGGACAACGCCGACCTGGTGGACGAACTGGAAAAACAGATCCGCGCCGAACTGGCGCGGCGGAAAGTGGAAAAGAATTAA
- the hisS gene encoding histidine--tRNA ligase → MSGNIQAVRGMNDILPEQTPTWQFVEQTLRNLLAAYGYSEVRMPIVEKTELFKRSIGEVTDIVEKEMYTFEDRNGDSLTLRPEGTAGCVRAAIENGLLYNQTQKLWYLGPMFRHERPQKGRYRQFHQLGVEVFGLEGPDVDAELILMSARLWRLLGLEDSVTLQLNSLGSSYARAMYREKLVHYFEQHIGQLDEDSRRRLLSNPLRILDSKNPDMAALIAAAPKLTEHLDAESKAHFDALCAQLEAAGVRYQINPCLVRGLDYYGRTVFEWVTDKLGAQGTVCAGGRFDGLVEQLGGKATPAIGFAIGLERLTALLDEDVVPLEQFRPHIYLVRVGDAAQQHALLLAERLRDEVPGLRVQLNHGGGSFKNQLKRADKSGAALALVMGEEEVANGTVGIKPLREQSEQQTLALDQIVPFLRDYVAGRK, encoded by the coding sequence TTGAGCGGTAATATTCAGGCCGTGCGCGGGATGAACGACATCCTGCCGGAGCAGACGCCGACCTGGCAATTCGTGGAGCAGACGCTGCGCAATCTGCTGGCCGCCTATGGCTACAGCGAGGTGCGCATGCCGATCGTCGAGAAAACCGAACTGTTCAAGCGCTCCATCGGCGAGGTCACCGATATCGTCGAGAAGGAGATGTACACCTTCGAGGATCGCAACGGCGACTCACTCACCCTGCGGCCGGAAGGAACCGCCGGCTGCGTACGTGCCGCCATCGAGAACGGCCTGCTCTACAACCAGACGCAGAAGCTGTGGTACCTCGGACCGATGTTCCGCCATGAACGGCCGCAGAAGGGACGCTATCGCCAGTTTCACCAGCTTGGTGTCGAGGTGTTCGGTCTGGAGGGCCCCGATGTCGATGCCGAGCTGATCCTGATGAGCGCGCGCCTGTGGCGCCTGCTCGGTCTGGAAGACTCCGTCACCCTGCAACTCAATTCGTTGGGCTCGTCCTATGCGCGCGCCATGTACCGCGAAAAGCTGGTGCACTATTTCGAGCAGCACATCGGGCAACTGGACGAGGACAGCCGGCGCCGTCTGCTCAGCAACCCGCTGCGTATCCTCGACAGCAAGAACCCGGACATGGCCGCGCTCATCGCCGCTGCGCCCAAGCTGACCGAGCATCTGGATGCCGAGTCAAAGGCGCATTTCGACGCGCTGTGCGCGCAGCTGGAGGCCGCCGGCGTGCGCTACCAGATCAATCCCTGTCTGGTGCGCGGCCTCGATTACTACGGCCGCACCGTGTTCGAGTGGGTCACCGACAAACTGGGTGCCCAGGGCACGGTATGCGCCGGTGGCCGTTTCGACGGCCTGGTCGAGCAGTTGGGCGGCAAGGCCACGCCGGCGATTGGTTTTGCCATCGGCCTGGAGCGTCTCACCGCATTACTCGATGAGGATGTCGTGCCGCTGGAGCAGTTCCGTCCCCACATCTATCTGGTGCGGGTTGGTGATGCCGCGCAGCAGCATGCGTTGTTGCTGGCCGAGCGGCTGCGTGACGAGGTGCCGGGCCTGCGCGTGCAGCTCAATCACGGCGGCGGCAGTTTCAAGAATCAGTTGAAGCGTGCGGACAAGAGCGGTGCTGCGCTGGCCTTGGTGATGGGCGAAGAGGAAGTCGCCAACGGTACTGTCGGCATCAAGCCCCTGCGCGAGCAGTCCGAACAGCAGACGCTGGCCCTGGATCAGATCGTCCCGTTTCTGCGGGATTATGTGGCTGGCCGCAAATAA
- a CDS encoding YfgM family protein gives MEVYRTEEEQVEALKEWWRENGRSVVIGVVLALAAVFGWRYWQDTTRSQAEAASALYQQMLTQLDAGEGREVVEIARRIIAEHATSPYAALASLSLAQQAVDQGDLDGAAAHLRWVMDNAKVSEVRLLAQVRLARVLIAQGRADEALQHLATVAGSSYTVLVEETKGDAYLAQGRRAEALQAYQTALAAAADVPAKQQMLRMKVDDLADAGVVAQ, from the coding sequence GTGGAAGTCTATCGTACCGAAGAAGAGCAGGTTGAGGCACTCAAGGAGTGGTGGAGGGAAAACGGCCGCAGCGTGGTCATCGGCGTCGTCCTGGCCCTGGCGGCGGTGTTTGGCTGGCGCTATTGGCAGGACACGACGCGGTCACAGGCAGAGGCCGCCTCCGCACTGTACCAGCAGATGCTGACGCAACTGGATGCCGGCGAGGGGCGCGAGGTGGTGGAGATCGCACGTCGTATCATCGCCGAGCATGCGACATCGCCCTATGCCGCACTGGCGTCGCTCAGTCTGGCGCAGCAGGCAGTGGACCAGGGTGATCTGGATGGTGCCGCCGCACACCTGCGCTGGGTGATGGACAATGCGAAGGTGAGCGAGGTGCGCCTCCTGGCGCAGGTACGACTGGCGCGCGTGCTGATAGCCCAGGGCCGTGCCGATGAGGCGCTGCAGCACTTGGCCACCGTTGCCGGCAGCAGTTATACGGTGCTGGTGGAGGAGACGAAGGGCGATGCCTATCTGGCCCAAGGCCGCCGCGCCGAGGCATTGCAGGCCTATCAGACCGCTCTGGCGGCCGCTGCCGATGTGCCCGCCAAGCAGCAGATGCTGCGCATGAAGGTGGATGACCTGGCCGATGCCGGAGTTGTGGCGCAGTGA